From the Thermoanaerobacterium sp. PSU-2 genome, the window GGATAATTTGGATGGTCGCTATACAGCATTGTAAATTCCAATGGCTTATCTGATTTAAAATGTAAGTTTTGTGGATCGCTATTATTTGTGGCAGTCTGAGTTTGTTTGCTTGTATTGTTGCTGCTGGATGAAGAATTTTTATTTCCGCAGCCTGATAGCAAAACACCTACAGCCAAAACTACAACTAGCAAAAACGACAACAATCTTTTTGCATTTTTACTCATATAAAATATCCTCCTCTTAATTAATTAAAATCAGAAACTTATGAGTATAAAGATTTGTTTTTTATGTTACCACCACCCCCTTAAAAATCATCTCAGATAGTCCCTCCTTTTTATTGAATTTAATATGATGCCTTTTAGCCTTTTAATGAGCCAATCATTACGCCTTGAACAAAGTACTTTTGTATAAATGGATATACCATCATTATTGGTATTGAAGTCAATATGACGCTGGCTGATTTTAAAGTCGCAGATATTTGAGCCAATTCGCTTTGGTCAGATGTGCTGCTAACTGCCGTCTGCTGTGCACCTGCTAAAATATTTCTCAAGTACAATGCGACAGGAAATTTTGAGCTATCATCAAGGTATATAAATGGTCCAAACCAGTTGTTCCAAACACCTACTGCGTAGAAAAGCGCCATAACGTACATTATAGGTTTTGAAAGCGGAAGTATTATTTTAAGAAGAATGCCGTATGTGCTCATTCCATCAACTTCTGCAGCTTCCTCTAACTCCGCTGGTATTCCTTCGAAGAACGTCTTCATAACCATTACGTTAAACGTGCTGACCGCTCCTGGTAGCACGACACCCCATATAGTGTTTCTCATGCCTAAAGCGTTTACTAAAAGGTAAGTCGGTATAAGTCCACCGCTGAAAAACATAGTAAATACCACAAAGCCTAAAATAATTCCTCTACCTTTTAATCGCTTTTTAGACAACGGATACGCTAAAAGCGTCGACAAAAATAATGAAACAAGCGTACCTACAACAGTGTAAATAATCGTATTTTTATAGCTGGTCCAGAATTCTTTTTCCGCCAAAAGAACTTGATACGTCTTTAATGTAAAACCTTTTGGATATAAAGACACCAAACCTGCATAAACGTATTTTTCGCCGCTTAAAGACACACTTAATAGATACCAGAAAGGATACAATGTCACCAATATTACTAAAATCATTATTATCGTATTTACTACTTTAAATATTTTATATTGCTTTGACTCTTTCATCTATCATCACTTCCCTTACCATAGACTGGATTCTGTGAATTTTCTTGACAAGTAGTTTGCAGTGTAAACTAATGTAAGACCTATAACTGCTTCAAACATGCCTATTGCTGCGGCATAGCTAAAGTTATTTGATACAAGTCCCATTCTGTATAGATACGTAGATATGACATCCGCCGTAGAATACGTCAGAGGATTATACAGAAGCAGTATCTTTTCAAATCCTACTGACAAAAGTCCGCCAATGTTTAGTATCAAAAGTATCATTATCGTAGGCAATATACCTGGAATAGTCACATATATTGTCTGCTGCCATCTGCTGGCACCATCTATTATAGCCGCCTCGTACAATTCCGGGTTAATATTTGTCAGCGCTGCAAGGTACAGTATAGCGCCCCAGCCCATGCCTTGCCAAATGCCTGAGACGATGTATATAGTCCTAAACCATTGCGGTTCTGCCAAAAAGTTGATAGTATGCCCAATGTAATGTTTTACAATCATATTGATAACGCCTGATGATGGATCAAGTATCTGCATTATCATGTCTGCCACAACAACCGTCGATATGAAGTATGGCAAATATGATACTGTTTGTGTAAATCTCTTAAACCAATTGCTTTTGATCTCATTCAAAAGCAAAGCAAAGATTATCGGAAATGGAAAGCTTATTACCAAATACTCCACACTCAAAATTATCGTATTTCTAAAAACCTGCCAAAACGATGGATCATGTATAAACATGTCAAAATACCTAAGTCCGACCCATTCTGTACCGTAAACAGGTCCACCCGGAACAAATCTCCTAAAAGCGATAATATTGCCGTACATAGGCACATATCTAAATATGATGTAATATGCTATGGGTAGTATAAGTAGGCTATATAATTGCCAGTCTTTTTTAATAGCTTTTAACGTCTTCTTAAAATCCCTATTTTTTCCTTGTTTAGCCTCCTTACCCCCACCTTTATTAACCAATGCAGAATCCATATGCTTTTTCTCCTTTCCCAGTAAAACAGAAATTACTTTGAATTTGGTCTTTAATACTGTCAACTATTTTCTTATAATAGTTCATTTAGACATCTTAGTTATAGCCTCCCAAAGCCCATTCAAATACGTCACACCTAAAGCTCTGTCGTAAAGTCCATATCCCGGTCTTGCCTTTTCATTCCATATCATCCTGCCGTGGTCCGGTCTTACATATCCTTCAAAACCTATATCATAATAAGCTTTCATGATTTCAAACATATCAAACGATCCTTCACTTGATAAATGTGCTGATTCGTAAAATTTCCTCTCGCCTATAAACCTTATATTCCTTACATGGCCAAAATGAATCCTTCCCATCTTGCCAAAATGCCTTATAAGCTCTGGTATATTGTTTTCAGGATTTGAACCTAACGAGCCACTGCAAAGCGTCAATCCATTGTAAGGACTGTCTACAAGGTTTACAATCCTTTCAAGATTTTCTTTACAAGTGACTATCCTTGGCAGTCCAAATAATGACCATGGCGGATCATCTGGATGTATAGCCATCTTTACATCGTATTTTTCACATGTTGGTATTACATTCTCCAAGAAGTACTTAAGATTTTCAAATAACTTTTCTTCATCAACATCTTTGTACATGTCAAACAGCATCTTCAATTCTTTTAAGCGGTCAAGTTCCCAACCTGGAAGTATAAAGCCATTTGAGCCATTGTCCATGTCTTCAATGAGATTCAGCGGATCTTTTCCTTTTAACATATCTTCATCGTATGACATTACATATGATCCATCAGGTAATTTTTCATTCAGATTCGTGCGTATCCAGTCGAAAACAGGCATGAAGTTGTAGCATACGACTTTTATCCCTAACTTGCCAAGATTTTTTATTGTTTTCTTGTAATTTTCAATGTATCTATCTCTTGTCGGAAGCCCTAACTTGATGTCTTCATGAACATTTACACTTTCTATCACCTCCAGTTTAAGGCCGTAGGACTCAACTTTTGTCTTTAATTCACTTATTTTTTCAATCGGCCAAGTTTCTCCTACGGGTACATCGTATAAAGCCCCTACAATCCCATAGACACCTGGTATTTGGCGAATCTGCTGAAGTGTCACACTGTCATCTTTTTCGCCAAACCATCTAAAAGTCATCTTCATATATCTTACTCCCTTATTGTAGATTTTTATTGCAATGTAATTTATTGCTTAAAATACTCTGGATATTTTTCTTTCAAAAGCACTACATCTCTGTCTATCATCGTCAAGTGTTCACTTATTATCTTTAATCCTTTTTCTTCATCTTTCTCCTTTATGGCACTTACAATATTTTTGTGATCGCTTATGATAGCATCCCAATCAGTATCAGACGACAATCTCAATGTCCTTATCCTGTCATAATCGCCGCTTATAAACCTTATGGCTGACCAAATCCTATCCATTTTGCATCCTCTGTATATAAGCTCGTGCATCTCGTTGTCTAAGTCAAAAATGGTAATATAATTTTCTTTCATGACACAAAATTCTTGTTGGTTTATATTCGCTTCAAGCTGAAACAAGATGTCATCTGGAAATTCTCTACAAGCCTGTCTCACGATTTCTTTTTCAAGATTTACCCTCATGAATTTTGCTTCTTGAGCACGTTTTATATCTATCAAAGAAACAAACGTGCCTTTTTGTGGGTAAATTTCAATCAGTTCTTCATTTGCCAGCCTCGTAAATGCTTCTCTAATAGGCGTCCTGCTGGTTTCAAATGCATTAGCTATATCATTCTCTGATATAACCTCTCCAGGCTTTAGATTGATGTCGATTATGTTCTTTCTAATCATTCTGTAAATGTAATCTTTTTTTGACTCATACGTATTGTTTTCCAAAAGCTCTAATCCCATCGCTTCACATCCCCTATTTTAATACTTGTATTCTTGTATACTAGCATATTAATATTCATATTCTTATATATTCGACATCATTTTTAAAATTCCTTCTTTTTTTATTTAATTTTTCTTCTGTTTAAAAAATTCATAGGGGACATAAAGCGTAATGAGTCAAGTAAAAATCACTTTAAATTTTTGAACTTGTATACTAGTATATTAATATATTGCTTTTATATATAATATATTCTACGCAAATTTCAAAAATCCTTCTTGTTTTAAAAAAATTTTTTCTGGAAAAATAAAACAAAATTAAGGTTAAAAAAATAAGGCACAAGAGAGTTTTCACTTGTGTCTTGATGGTTAAACTAAAATGTAAAAACAGATTTTAGATCAATGATGAGATCTTCAAAAATTGAAACTTTAATTTTATCTTCATCAGAATATATCCCAGGCCTTCCATACCTTTTATCGTCATCTAACGTAAAAACAGTTACAATCTTGTTATCCGGTTCTACTATCCAGTACTCTTTTACTCCTGCCATCTCATATAGATTAAATTTTTTAATTTTATCATTTCTGGCTGTAGAAGGTGAAACAATCTCTACAACTAAGTCCGGTGCGCCTTTGTACCCTTCATCATCTAATTTCGACTTATCACACACTACTACAATATCAGGTTCTACAACCGTTTCTATGTCATCATCATTTTCGTTTGCTTTAGGAAGTCTCACTCCAAACGGAGCACTATAGACTTTACATGATTTATCTTTCAGATACACAGAAAAAATAGTTAATATCTCTCTTAAGATCTCTTGATGTATTCTTGAAGGCGGAGCCATGGGAAATGGATTCCCATTTATTAACTCCCAGCGTCTATCATCTTTCCATTTTTTATAATCGCGATACGTATACGTCTTATTTTCATCAGGTAAAGCCATAATTTTTTCCCTCCATCCTTTATAAAACTTAGAAGCATCATATTTT encodes:
- a CDS encoding Uma2 family endonuclease — encoded protein: MALPDENKTYTYRDYKKWKDDRRWELINGNPFPMAPPSRIHQEILREILTIFSVYLKDKSCKVYSAPFGVRLPKANENDDDIETVVEPDIVVVCDKSKLDDEGYKGAPDLVVEIVSPSTARNDKIKKFNLYEMAGVKEYWIVEPDNKIVTVFTLDDDKRYGRPGIYSDEDKIKVSIFEDLIIDLKSVFTF
- the uxuA gene encoding mannonate dehydratase; translation: MKMTFRWFGEKDDSVTLQQIRQIPGVYGIVGALYDVPVGETWPIEKISELKTKVESYGLKLEVIESVNVHEDIKLGLPTRDRYIENYKKTIKNLGKLGIKVVCYNFMPVFDWIRTNLNEKLPDGSYVMSYDEDMLKGKDPLNLIEDMDNGSNGFILPGWELDRLKELKMLFDMYKDVDEEKLFENLKYFLENVIPTCEKYDVKMAIHPDDPPWSLFGLPRIVTCKENLERIVNLVDSPYNGLTLCSGSLGSNPENNIPELIRHFGKMGRIHFGHVRNIRFIGERKFYESAHLSSEGSFDMFEIMKAYYDIGFEGYVRPDHGRMIWNEKARPGYGLYDRALGVTYLNGLWEAITKMSK
- a CDS encoding ABC transporter permease subunit, which produces MDSALVNKGGGKEAKQGKNRDFKKTLKAIKKDWQLYSLLILPIAYYIIFRYVPMYGNIIAFRRFVPGGPVYGTEWVGLRYFDMFIHDPSFWQVFRNTIILSVEYLVISFPFPIIFALLLNEIKSNWFKRFTQTVSYLPYFISTVVVADMIMQILDPSSGVINMIVKHYIGHTINFLAEPQWFRTIYIVSGIWQGMGWGAILYLAALTNINPELYEAAIIDGASRWQQTIYVTIPGILPTIMILLILNIGGLLSVGFEKILLLYNPLTYSTADVISTYLYRMGLVSNNFSYAAAIGMFEAVIGLTLVYTANYLSRKFTESSLW
- a CDS encoding carbohydrate ABC transporter permease, whose amino-acid sequence is MKESKQYKIFKVVNTIIMILVILVTLYPFWYLLSVSLSGEKYVYAGLVSLYPKGFTLKTYQVLLAEKEFWTSYKNTIIYTVVGTLVSLFLSTLLAYPLSKKRLKGRGIILGFVVFTMFFSGGLIPTYLLVNALGMRNTIWGVVLPGAVSTFNVMVMKTFFEGIPAELEEAAEVDGMSTYGILLKIILPLSKPIMYVMALFYAVGVWNNWFGPFIYLDDSSKFPVALYLRNILAGAQQTAVSSTSDQSELAQISATLKSASVILTSIPIMMVYPFIQKYFVQGVMIGSLKG
- a CDS encoding GntR family transcriptional regulator; its protein translation is MGLELLENNTYESKKDYIYRMIRKNIIDINLKPGEVISENDIANAFETSRTPIREAFTRLANEELIEIYPQKGTFVSLIDIKRAQEAKFMRVNLEKEIVRQACREFPDDILFQLEANINQQEFCVMKENYITIFDLDNEMHELIYRGCKMDRIWSAIRFISGDYDRIRTLRLSSDTDWDAIISDHKNIVSAIKEKDEEKGLKIISEHLTMIDRDVVLLKEKYPEYFKQ